The Bosea sp. AS-1 region TGCGGGACTGGTGGGGGCCGCCCCTGCCATGATGAGCCTGCTGCTGCGGCGCCTCGGCGTCATGCTGCCGACCTTGCTGCTGGTCTCGATGCTCGTCTTCGGGCTGCAGAAGCTCCTGCCCGGCGACCCTGCAATCGCGCTCGCCGGCGAGGAGCGCGACCCGGCGGTCATCACCTATCTGCGCGAGAAATATCGCCTCAACGACCCCGTGCCCGTGCAGTATGCAGCCTGGCTCGGCGGCGTCGTGACCGGGGATTTCGGCACGTCCATCCGCACCCGGCTGCCGATCGGCGCGATGCTTCTGGAGAAGCTGCCGGTCACGATCGAGCTTGCGGTGCTCTCGATGCTCGTCGCCGTCCTGATCGGGCTGCCGATCGGCATCGTCGCGGCGCTGAAGCGCGGCTCCGTGCTTGATTATGGCTCCAGCCTGTTCGGCCTTGCCGGACTTTCGATCCCGCATTTCTGGCTCGGCATCATGCTGATCCTGCTCTTCTCGGTGAATCTCGGCTGGCTGCCGGCAGGAGGCTATGTCGCGCCGTCGGAAGATCTGTGGGGCAATCTCAAGTCCATGCTGATGCCGGCGCTGGTGCTCGGCAGCGGCACAGCGGCCATCCTGATGCGCCATACACGCAGCGCCATGATCCAGGTCATGAAGCAGGATTATGTCCGCACGGCCCGGGCCAAGGGCACGCTGGAGCGCGGCATCGTGCTGCGGCACGCGCTGCCCAACGCCCTCATCCCGGTGGTGACCCTCGGCACGCTGCAATTCGGCGAACTGCTCGCCGGCGCCGTGCTCACCGAGCAGGTCTTCTCGATTCCGGGCTTCGGCAAGATGATCGTCGATGGGGTCTTCAGCCGCGACTATGCCGTGGTGCAGGCCGTCGTGCTCTGCACCGCCGCCTTTTTCCTACTGATGAGCTTCCTTGCCGATCTCACCTACATGCTCCTCAACCCGAAGCTGAGGGGCTGAGGATGGCGGGCTCGACCGAGACCGCGGCAGCGGCTCCGCCCCGGCATCCGGCAGGATTGTTGCGCGTGCTGCGCGAGCCCTCGACGTTGATCGGCGCGGCGATCGTGCTGTTCTTCATCGCTGTCGCCGTGTTCGCGCCTGCGCTGGCCCTCTACGATCCCAACGCCCCGGACTGGATGGCGATCCGCGCGGCGCCGACCCCGGCGCACTGGTTCGGCACCGACGATCTCGGGCGCGACGTGCTCTCGCGGGTGATCTACGGTGCGCGGACCTCGCTCGCCGCCGGCATCATTTCGGTCGTCATCGCGGTCCTCTTCGGCGTGCCGCTGGGCATGATCGCCGGCTATTTCGGCGGTGTAACCGACATGGTGATCGCGCGGCTGGCGGACGCCTTCCTCGCCTGCCCCTTCCTGGTGCTGGCCATCGCGCTCGCCGCCTTCCTCGGACCGAGCCTCGAGAATGCGATGATCGCGATCGGCGTCTCGGCAATGCCGATCTTCGTGCGCCTGGCACGAGCGGAGACACTGGTCGTCTGCACCGAGGACTACATCACGGCTGCCCGCTCGCTCGGCATAAGTCATGCCGCAATGCTCTACCGGCAGATCAGACCCAACATCATGCCGCCGATCGTGGTACAGGCGACGCTGACCATGGCAACGGCCGTGCTCGCCGAGGCCGGGCTCGCCTTCCTCGGGCTGGGGCAACTCCCGCCTGCCCCCTCCTGGGGCAGCATGCTCGACATCGCACGCCAGTTTCTCGGAGAGGCGCCGTGGATGGCATTATGGCCGGGCCTGGCGATCGTCGCGGTGGTCGTCGGTTTCAACCTGCTCGGCGACGGGCTGAACGACGCGCTGACCCCACAGGATTGACGGCCTCCTGCTCCCATCCAAATGAAGGACGCCCCAGAGCATGCGCCGCCTTAGGCTGAGCCTGCCATCCGGTTCCTTCCATTGACGGGTGCGCAGGCTGCCGGCGCTGAAGTCGCCCCCCGACCCCGAGCGCCGGCAGCCGACCCGGCAGAGCCCGTCAATCGCTTCAAAACCCATCGCTGGCCAAGGCAAGCGGCCCGGCTGCGCCTTCAGTCCGCCGCGCAGTTCGGCGATAATGGGGCCAGATCACGATAGCCAGCTGTTCCCGCTTGGCGAACAGCCCGTTCCGGAATCGTAACCTACCATCTCAAGCCAGCGCCTCGATATTTGGCAGGAGAAACCAGAAAGGGACGATCATGGCTCTTCAACTCAGCGGTATCCATCATCTGACGGCCATCACCGCCGATGCGCCCGGCAACAAGCGCTTCTACACCGACACGCTCGGCCTGCGCCTCGTCAAGAAGACCGTCAACCAGGACGACACCTCGGCCTATCACCTGTTCTACGCAGACGGACAGGCAAGCCCGGGCACGGACATCACCTTCTTCGACTGGCCGGCGGCACCGGAACGGCGCGGCACGCATTCGATCTCGCGCACCGCATTGCGCGTCGCGGGCGAGAACAGCCTGAACTGGTGGCACGAGCGCCTTTCGGCCGACGGCTACGCCAAGAGCGACGTGGCGCTGCTGGACGGCAGGGCATCCTTCGACGCCGAAGATCCGGAAGGCCAGCGCCTGCGCTTCGTCAATGACGGCGGCTCCGGTGAAGCTCACGCCTGGTCGGGCAGTCCCGTTCCGGCCGAGCACCAGATCCGCGGGCTCGGCCCGATCACGATCAGCGTGCCCGATCTCGGCCCGACCGAGGCCGTGCTGACGCAGATCATGAACATGCGCCGCGAACGCAGCTACGCTTCGCCCGACGGCGCCGGCGAGGTGCATGTCTTCACGATGGGCGAAGGGGGCCCGGCCGCGGAGCTGCATGTCGCGGTCCAGCCCGGCCTGCCCATTGCGCGGCAAGGTGCGGGTGGCGTCCACCACGTCGCCTTCCGGACTCCCGATATCGAGGGCATGCACGCGTGGTCGCGCCGCCTGGCCGAAAACCGGATTCCCTCCAGCGGAGAGGTCGAGCGCTACTATTTCCGTTCGCTCTATTTCCGCGAGCCGGGCGGCAACCTGTTCGAGATCGCGACCGATGGTCCCGGTTTCGCGGTCGACGAGCCGCTCGAGACACTCGGCGAGCGGCTGGCGCTGCCGCCCTTCCTCGAGCCGCAGCGGGCGCGGATCGAGGCCGGTCTCAAGCCGCTTGCCTGATCACCGCGCGTCCCGAGCGGGCGCGCGCCATACCCCGCCCAGGAACGTGTGAGCCCCGCGATCACGCTCCTGGGCCTTGGCCGCCTAACGGCTGTCCCGATCGAGGCGCGCATAGTCCGCCGCAAGGAAATCGAGCAACGCACGCACCGAAGGCAGCAGA contains the following coding sequences:
- a CDS encoding ring-cleaving dioxygenase, with the translated sequence MALQLSGIHHLTAITADAPGNKRFYTDTLGLRLVKKTVNQDDTSAYHLFYADGQASPGTDITFFDWPAAPERRGTHSISRTALRVAGENSLNWWHERLSADGYAKSDVALLDGRASFDAEDPEGQRLRFVNDGGSGEAHAWSGSPVPAEHQIRGLGPITISVPDLGPTEAVLTQIMNMRRERSYASPDGAGEVHVFTMGEGGPAAELHVAVQPGLPIARQGAGGVHHVAFRTPDIEGMHAWSRRLAENRIPSSGEVERYYFRSLYFREPGGNLFEIATDGPGFAVDEPLETLGERLALPPFLEPQRARIEAGLKPLA
- a CDS encoding ABC transporter permease, with product MMSLLLRRLGVMLPTLLLVSMLVFGLQKLLPGDPAIALAGEERDPAVITYLREKYRLNDPVPVQYAAWLGGVVTGDFGTSIRTRLPIGAMLLEKLPVTIELAVLSMLVAVLIGLPIGIVAALKRGSVLDYGSSLFGLAGLSIPHFWLGIMLILLFSVNLGWLPAGGYVAPSEDLWGNLKSMLMPALVLGSGTAAILMRHTRSAMIQVMKQDYVRTARAKGTLERGIVLRHALPNALIPVVTLGTLQFGELLAGAVLTEQVFSIPGFGKMIVDGVFSRDYAVVQAVVLCTAAFFLLMSFLADLTYMLLNPKLRG
- a CDS encoding ABC transporter permease; translation: MAGSTETAAAAPPRHPAGLLRVLREPSTLIGAAIVLFFIAVAVFAPALALYDPNAPDWMAIRAAPTPAHWFGTDDLGRDVLSRVIYGARTSLAAGIISVVIAVLFGVPLGMIAGYFGGVTDMVIARLADAFLACPFLVLAIALAAFLGPSLENAMIAIGVSAMPIFVRLARAETLVVCTEDYITAARSLGISHAAMLYRQIRPNIMPPIVVQATLTMATAVLAEAGLAFLGLGQLPPAPSWGSMLDIARQFLGEAPWMALWPGLAIVAVVVGFNLLGDGLNDALTPQD